In Amycolatopsis sp. EV170708-02-1, the following are encoded in one genomic region:
- a CDS encoding molybdopterin-dependent oxidoreductase: MKTSRAVREPRLPFFGAALIGVVALAAALAAGHLVAGFISANASPYLAVGNGAIDLTPVGLKDFAVRTFGVYDKLVLLAGMAVVMVLAAAAAGIVSRRSPVPGIVLIAAFGLLGGLAVSQRPDLTIVALLAPLASLISGVVVFLWLHRLASVKPQVEASGTAPSRRSVLLAGAGAVVAAGVAGAGGQLLAGTRDAESSRAAVGRLVPAEPAPPIPADADFAKLGTPTFLTSNRDFYRVDTALSVPQVRAEDWSLRLHGMVRDEKRYSYDDIRSRPLIERTITMTCVSNEVGGTYVSTANFIGVDLGELLREAGVQPGAEQIFSTSVDGWTAGSPVVAALDPERGAMLAIGMNGEPLPVEHGFPARMVIPGLYGYVSATKWVKDLEITTWKARRAYWLDRGWGEQAPIKTQSRIDSPKGFETVPAGKVRISGVAWAQHTGIERVEVRLGANGSWLPATLSREVGVNTWRMWWTEFDVPAGSHQVTVRAVDKSGYTQTDARAGTVPDGATGWHVISFTAR, from the coding sequence ATGAAGACTTCGCGGGCCGTTCGGGAACCACGCCTCCCCTTCTTCGGGGCGGCGCTGATCGGTGTCGTGGCCCTGGCCGCGGCGCTGGCGGCCGGCCATCTGGTGGCCGGGTTCATCAGCGCCAACGCCTCGCCGTACCTCGCGGTCGGCAACGGGGCGATCGATCTGACGCCGGTCGGGCTGAAGGACTTCGCGGTCCGCACGTTCGGCGTCTACGACAAGCTCGTGCTGCTCGCCGGGATGGCCGTGGTGATGGTGCTCGCCGCCGCCGCGGCCGGGATCGTCTCGCGCCGGTCACCCGTTCCGGGAATCGTGCTGATCGCCGCGTTCGGGCTGCTGGGCGGACTCGCCGTGTCGCAGCGCCCCGACCTTACGATCGTCGCGCTGCTCGCCCCGCTGGCCAGCCTGATCAGCGGGGTCGTCGTGTTCCTCTGGTTGCATCGCCTGGCCTCGGTCAAGCCCCAGGTCGAGGCCTCGGGCACCGCGCCGTCACGCAGGTCGGTGCTGCTGGCCGGAGCCGGTGCCGTCGTCGCCGCGGGGGTGGCCGGTGCCGGAGGGCAGCTCCTCGCCGGCACACGTGACGCGGAGTCCTCGCGGGCGGCCGTCGGGCGGCTCGTTCCCGCCGAGCCGGCGCCGCCCATCCCGGCCGACGCGGACTTCGCGAAGCTCGGCACGCCGACGTTCCTCACCTCGAACCGCGACTTCTACCGCGTCGACACCGCGCTGTCCGTGCCGCAGGTCCGGGCCGAGGACTGGAGTCTGCGCCTGCACGGCATGGTGCGCGACGAAAAGCGGTACAGCTACGACGACATCCGCAGCCGTCCGCTGATCGAGCGCACCATCACCATGACCTGCGTGTCCAACGAAGTCGGCGGCACCTACGTGTCCACGGCGAACTTCATCGGCGTGGACCTCGGGGAGCTGTTGCGGGAGGCCGGGGTCCAGCCCGGGGCCGAGCAGATCTTCTCCACCAGCGTCGACGGCTGGACAGCGGGCAGCCCGGTCGTCGCCGCGCTCGACCCGGAGCGGGGCGCGATGCTGGCGATCGGGATGAACGGGGAACCGCTGCCGGTCGAGCACGGTTTTCCCGCGCGCATGGTCATCCCCGGTCTCTATGGCTATGTTTCGGCGACGAAATGGGTCAAGGATCTGGAGATCACCACCTGGAAAGCGCGCCGCGCGTACTGGCTGGATCGCGGCTGGGGCGAACAGGCCCCGATCAAAACGCAGTCCAGGATCGACAGTCCGAAAGGATTCGAAACGGTACCCGCCGGCAAAGTCCGGATCTCGGGTGTCGCGTGGGCGCAGCACACCGGGATCGAACGGGTCGAAGTTCGGCTCGGCGCGAACGGAAGCTGGCTGCCCGCAACGCTTTCCCGCGAGGTGGGGGTGAACACCTGGCGGATGTGGTGGACCGAATTCGACGTTCCGGCGGGCAGCCATCAGGTCACCGTCCGGGCTGTCGACAAATCCGGCTACACCCAGACCGACGCCCGCGCGGGAACCGTTCCCGACGGGGCGACCGGCTGGCACGTCATCAGTTTCACCGCGCGGTGA
- a CDS encoding Asp23/Gls24 family envelope stress response protein: protein MAMNHATRDYLLPCGRDVEQVWERLDEVDAGRADAHELDCPHCRAARESLLVLRGLTRELAEDDAEPSPDLTSRIMSAIRAEVRRRDLVPLASPEPGEVQVSDQAVAAVLRFAADSVDGVRARRCRVLPAPDVADPLAVNVELNLAIAHDFDGDSLDVVRERVTAAAGARIGLRLARLDLVVEDLYDA, encoded by the coding sequence ATGGCGATGAACCACGCGACCCGCGACTACCTGCTGCCGTGCGGCCGTGATGTGGAACAGGTCTGGGAACGGCTCGACGAGGTCGACGCCGGCCGGGCGGACGCGCACGAACTCGACTGCCCGCATTGCCGGGCGGCCCGCGAGAGCCTTCTGGTGCTGCGGGGGCTGACCAGGGAACTGGCCGAAGACGACGCCGAGCCGTCGCCGGATCTCACCAGCCGCATCATGTCCGCGATCCGCGCCGAGGTGCGGCGTCGCGATCTGGTGCCGCTGGCGAGCCCGGAGCCGGGCGAGGTCCAGGTGAGCGATCAGGCGGTCGCGGCCGTGCTGCGGTTCGCCGCGGACTCCGTCGACGGTGTCCGCGCGCGGCGCTGCCGGGTGCTGCCCGCACCGGACGTCGCCGACCCGCTGGCCGTGAACGTGGAGCTGAACCTGGCGATCGCGCATGATTTCGACGGTGACTCGCTGGACGTCGTCCGCGAGCGGGTCACGGCGGCGGCGGGGGCCAGGATCGGTCTCCGCCTGGCCCGGCTCGACCTGGTGGTGGAGGACCTCTATGACGCGTGA
- a CDS encoding RNA polymerase sigma factor: MTTSARTEPLAAGETVLDDATLVARARDGEIRAYEQLVLRFQGPMYRLALRMLGNKGDAEDVVQEVFLVAWRRLDQLQEDAAFVGWLYRMTTNRCLNVIRARKPVADVELDQQESTGSAGRPDRAAETSAQMAALTGALDQLTAEQRACWLLREVHGRSYEEIAKAIGATTTAVRGRIARARAQLAEVMAPWR; encoded by the coding sequence ATGACGACTTCGGCGAGAACCGAGCCACTCGCGGCCGGCGAAACGGTGCTGGACGACGCGACGCTCGTGGCGCGCGCCCGCGACGGCGAGATCCGCGCGTACGAGCAGCTCGTCCTGCGGTTCCAGGGGCCGATGTACCGGCTGGCGCTGCGGATGCTGGGGAACAAAGGCGACGCCGAGGACGTCGTCCAGGAGGTGTTCCTCGTCGCCTGGCGGCGGCTCGACCAGCTGCAGGAGGACGCGGCGTTCGTCGGCTGGCTCTACCGGATGACGACCAACCGGTGCCTGAACGTGATCCGCGCCAGGAAGCCGGTGGCCGACGTCGAGCTGGATCAGCAGGAGTCCACCGGTTCGGCGGGACGGCCGGATCGCGCGGCCGAGACGAGCGCGCAGATGGCGGCGCTGACCGGGGCACTCGACCAGCTGACCGCCGAGCAACGGGCCTGCTGGCTGTTACGCGAGGTCCACGGGCGCTCCTACGAGGAGATCGCGAAGGCGATCGGGGCGACCACCACCGCGGTGCGCGGACGCATCGCGCGAGCACGAGCACAGTTGGCGGAGGTGATGGCGCCATGGCGATGA
- a CDS encoding Asp23/Gls24 family envelope stress response protein: MTREQAPARHLVETVIAPPVVAAVAAHAAARVPGVVRLEPGLRGLAGSLTRIARQRIKGLEPAPTEGVRAFVEHDPPDVRVEIDLSLSGLDQAAATAQAVQRAVGKAVTEATGLTPSAVSVSILDIEIRGGLL; the protein is encoded by the coding sequence ATGACGCGTGAGCAGGCACCGGCCCGGCACCTGGTCGAGACGGTGATCGCCCCGCCGGTGGTCGCGGCGGTCGCCGCGCACGCCGCGGCCCGGGTCCCCGGCGTGGTCCGCCTGGAACCCGGGCTGCGCGGGCTGGCCGGCTCGCTGACGCGGATCGCGCGGCAGCGGATCAAGGGCCTCGAACCGGCGCCCACGGAAGGCGTCCGCGCGTTCGTCGAGCACGACCCGCCGGACGTGCGGGTGGAGATCGACCTTTCGCTCTCCGGCCTGGACCAGGCCGCCGCGACCGCGCAGGCGGTGCAGCGGGCCGTGGGCAAAGCGGTCACCGAGGCGACCGGGCTCACCCCGTCGGCCGTCTCGGTGTCCATTTTGGACATCGAAATCCGTGGAGGACTGTTGTGA
- the argG gene encoding argininosuccinate synthase — protein MSKVLTSLPVGERVGIAFSGGLDTSVAVAWMREKGAVPCTYTADIGQYDEPDIASVPGRAKAYGAEIARAVDCKAALVEEGLAALSCGAFHIRNGGRTYFNTTPLGRAVTGTLLVRAMLEDDVQIWGDGSTFKGNDIERFYRYGLLANPSLRIYKPWLDAAFVSELGGRKEMSEWLQAHDLPYRDSTEKAYSTDANIWGATHEAKSLEHLDTGIEIVNPIMGVRFWDPEVEIAPEDVTIGFEQGRPVTINGKEFATAVDLVLEANAIGGRHGLGMSDQIENRIIEAKSRGIYEAPGMALLHAAYERLVNAIHNEDTLASYHNEGRRLGRLMYEGRWLDPQAMMLRESLQRWVGAAVTGEVTLRLRRGEDYSILDTTGPFFSYHPDKLSMERTEDSAFGPVDRIGQLTMRNLDIADSRAKLEQYAGLGMVGGGHPTLIGAAQAASTGLIGAMDAGGAQAIASRGKASGDDELLDHAAIESGTD, from the coding sequence ATGTCCAAGGTACTCACCTCTCTGCCTGTCGGCGAACGCGTCGGGATCGCCTTCTCCGGCGGCCTCGACACCTCGGTAGCGGTCGCGTGGATGCGCGAGAAGGGTGCAGTGCCGTGCACCTACACCGCTGACATCGGCCAGTACGACGAACCCGACATCGCGTCGGTCCCGGGCCGGGCGAAGGCCTACGGCGCCGAGATCGCGCGCGCCGTCGACTGCAAGGCCGCGCTGGTCGAGGAAGGTCTCGCCGCGCTGTCCTGCGGTGCCTTCCACATCCGCAACGGCGGGCGCACCTACTTCAACACGACCCCGCTCGGCCGCGCGGTCACCGGCACCCTGCTGGTGCGCGCGATGCTCGAGGACGACGTCCAGATCTGGGGCGACGGCTCCACCTTCAAGGGCAACGACATCGAGCGGTTCTACCGCTACGGCCTGCTCGCGAACCCGTCCCTGCGGATCTACAAGCCGTGGCTGGACGCCGCGTTCGTCAGCGAGCTCGGCGGCCGCAAGGAGATGTCCGAGTGGCTGCAGGCCCACGACCTGCCGTACCGGGACAGCACCGAGAAGGCCTACTCCACCGACGCGAACATCTGGGGCGCGACGCACGAGGCCAAGTCGCTGGAACACCTCGACACCGGTATCGAGATCGTGAACCCGATCATGGGCGTCCGGTTCTGGGACCCCGAGGTCGAGATCGCGCCCGAGGACGTCACGATCGGCTTCGAGCAGGGCCGGCCGGTGACGATCAACGGCAAGGAGTTCGCCACCGCGGTCGACCTGGTCCTGGAGGCCAACGCGATCGGCGGGCGGCACGGGCTCGGCATGTCCGACCAGATCGAGAACCGGATCATCGAGGCCAAGAGCCGCGGTATCTACGAGGCGCCGGGTATGGCGCTGCTGCACGCGGCGTACGAGCGGCTCGTCAACGCGATCCACAACGAGGACACCCTCGCCAGCTACCACAACGAGGGCCGCCGCCTCGGCAGGCTGATGTACGAGGGCCGCTGGCTGGACCCGCAGGCGATGATGCTGCGCGAGTCGCTGCAGCGGTGGGTCGGCGCGGCCGTCACCGGCGAGGTCACCCTGCGGCTGCGGCGCGGCGAGGACTACTCGATCCTCGACACCACCGGCCCGTTCTTCAGCTACCACCCGGACAAGCTGTCCATGGAGCGCACCGAGGACTCGGCGTTCGGCCCGGTGGACCGGATCGGCCAGCTCACCATGCGGAACCTCGACATCGCCGACTCGCGCGCCAAGCTCGAGCAGTACGCCGGGCTCGGCATGGTCGGCGGCGGGCACCCGACGCTGATCGGCGCCGCGCAGGCCGCGTCGACCGGCCTGATCGGGGCGATGGACGCGGGCGGCGCGCAAGCGATCGCCTCGCGCGGAAAGGCCTCGGGCGACGACGAACTGCTCGACCACGCCGCGATCGAATCCGGCACGGACTGA
- a CDS encoding SON protein, protein MEQSFPPGGAQWPPPQGWVPQPVPAPPVRKPRWPLFAGIAGLVLVLLAGLTTWLLWPSKAGREPFEQALAGLSSAPAVRNSTSAVGGMIETDVKTTAYGETSGTMSFQGKKIEILVVGGKVFFKAPDGLLPGARAESAEAEDLKDRWITGEDALFGPVLQQFESPEKLAARLREALERADGITEDQSIRDVPAIKASTPAGDLYVSKEAPHRLLRYSVKMPSMPGVESQPQMPAGAGLGESDVDALSPAETVAVYENLMANTQKLSGAVDTGVRFDMDGAATVACGGSGCTVTANVSNSASANSGGKVTGQVNATMTANVTIGGRSAGSCRNTATLPLNGSASISCVNGGAGSVFSAVEAEKKADAEARSRASGGVPVQYRIESIASVSVLAEAIGQVEITRLMDELGQRRSKLGGN, encoded by the coding sequence GTGGAGCAATCATTCCCACCCGGAGGCGCGCAGTGGCCGCCGCCGCAGGGCTGGGTCCCGCAACCGGTACCGGCGCCGCCCGTCCGGAAACCCCGGTGGCCGCTGTTCGCCGGGATCGCGGGGCTGGTGCTGGTGCTCCTCGCGGGTCTGACGACCTGGTTGTTGTGGCCCTCGAAGGCGGGCCGCGAACCCTTCGAGCAGGCACTGGCGGGCCTTTCCTCGGCGCCCGCCGTCCGGAACAGCACTTCCGCGGTCGGCGGGATGATCGAGACGGACGTCAAGACCACGGCGTACGGCGAGACCTCCGGCACGATGTCCTTCCAGGGCAAGAAGATCGAGATCCTCGTCGTCGGCGGCAAGGTCTTCTTCAAGGCGCCCGACGGCCTGCTGCCGGGGGCGCGGGCGGAGTCCGCCGAGGCCGAGGATCTCAAGGATCGGTGGATCACCGGTGAGGACGCGCTGTTCGGCCCGGTCCTGCAGCAGTTCGAGTCCCCGGAGAAGCTCGCCGCCCGGCTGCGCGAGGCGCTGGAGCGGGCGGACGGGATCACCGAGGACCAGAGCATTCGGGACGTCCCGGCAATCAAGGCGAGCACGCCCGCCGGCGACCTGTACGTCTCGAAGGAGGCGCCGCACCGGCTTCTCCGCTATTCGGTGAAGATGCCCTCCATGCCCGGCGTGGAATCACAGCCGCAGATGCCCGCCGGCGCCGGTCTCGGAGAGTCCGATGTGGACGCTTTGTCGCCGGCGGAGACCGTGGCCGTCTACGAGAATCTGATGGCGAACACCCAGAAGCTGTCCGGCGCGGTCGACACCGGCGTGCGGTTCGACATGGACGGCGCGGCCACGGTCGCGTGCGGCGGCTCGGGCTGCACGGTGACCGCGAACGTGTCCAACTCCGCGTCGGCCAACAGTGGCGGGAAGGTCACCGGCCAGGTCAACGCCACCATGACCGCGAACGTCACCATCGGCGGCCGGTCGGCGGGCAGTTGCCGCAACACGGCGACCCTGCCGCTGAACGGCTCGGCTTCGATCAGCTGCGTCAACGGCGGGGCGGGCAGTGTCTTCTCGGCCGTCGAGGCGGAGAAGAAGGCGGACGCGGAAGCCCGGTCGCGAGCGTCGGGAGGGGTGCCGGTGCAGTACCGGATCGAGAGCATCGCGTCGGTTTCCGTGCTGGCCGAAGCGATCGGGCAGGTCGAGATCACCCGGCTGATGGACGAACTGGGGCAGCGGCGGTCCAAGCTGGGCGGCAACTGA
- a CDS encoding fasciclin domain-containing protein codes for MNKLRVAGIGFTAVTALALAACSSNDSASSGSSSSAPAPAPSSSMSAPMSSAASGDGVTTNADVFGPACSQLPQGSAPGSLDSMGPQPVASAASTNPLLTKLVAAVKATNLVDTLNSQQAITVFAPADPAFQALGDAKFTELAGKPDQLAPILQYHVVGKRYDAKGLESAKSVESLNTAGGPVKIEGSGENMTVNGAKVLCGNIPTKNATVFVIDKVLTPGTNKN; via the coding sequence GTGAACAAGCTTCGCGTCGCAGGAATCGGTTTCACCGCGGTCACCGCGCTGGCCCTGGCCGCCTGCAGCAGCAACGACAGCGCTTCGTCCGGCAGCTCCAGCAGCGCCCCCGCGCCCGCCCCGTCCTCGTCGATGTCGGCCCCGATGTCCAGTGCCGCTTCCGGTGACGGGGTCACCACCAACGCCGATGTGTTCGGCCCGGCCTGTTCGCAGCTCCCGCAGGGCAGTGCGCCGGGTTCGCTGGACTCGATGGGCCCGCAGCCGGTCGCCAGCGCAGCCTCGACCAACCCGCTGCTGACCAAGCTGGTCGCCGCGGTGAAGGCCACCAACCTGGTGGACACGCTCAACAGCCAGCAGGCCATCACCGTGTTCGCCCCGGCGGACCCGGCCTTCCAGGCGCTGGGCGACGCCAAGTTCACCGAGCTGGCGGGCAAGCCGGATCAGCTGGCCCCGATCCTGCAGTACCACGTCGTCGGCAAGCGGTACGACGCCAAGGGTCTGGAGTCCGCCAAGTCGGTGGAGAGCCTGAACACCGCCGGCGGCCCGGTCAAGATCGAGGGCTCCGGCGAGAACATGACCGTCAACGGCGCGAAGGTCCTGTGCGGCAACATCCCCACCAAGAACGCCACCGTGTTCGTCATCGACAAGGTGCTGACCCCGGGCACCAACAAGAACTAG
- a CDS encoding ABC transporter permease, whose translation MTPSPWRVFWGLLEHDLLITRKQLGGVLAQVLMQPLLMLLVFGKVLGALGYTPPGYARLLLPGLVALNAFFAAAQNASFPLAMEFATRTIENRLRAPVPLAWIVVERIFAAASRGVVTAVFMVPVGALVLGELSWRAAGLPAALGYTVLGALAGGAAGVTIGSLVSPARIGVTFSLVMPPLLFTGSAQFPFPELTAVPWFRALCALNPMTYVSEGLRGALTPEVAHLPAWLCASALVLALVVLTPAGLRAFRRRAIT comes from the coding sequence ATGACCCCGAGTCCGTGGCGCGTGTTCTGGGGCCTGCTGGAACACGATCTGCTCATCACCCGGAAGCAGCTCGGCGGCGTACTGGCGCAGGTGCTCATGCAACCCCTGCTGATGCTCCTCGTGTTCGGAAAGGTCCTCGGCGCGCTCGGCTACACCCCGCCCGGCTACGCGCGGCTGCTCCTGCCCGGGCTCGTCGCGCTGAACGCGTTCTTCGCCGCCGCCCAGAACGCGTCCTTCCCGCTGGCCATGGAATTCGCCACCCGCACCATCGAGAACAGGCTGCGGGCACCCGTGCCGCTCGCCTGGATCGTCGTCGAGCGGATCTTCGCGGCGGCGTCGCGCGGCGTGGTCACGGCCGTCTTCATGGTCCCGGTCGGCGCGCTCGTGCTCGGCGAGTTGTCCTGGCGGGCGGCCGGTCTCCCGGCGGCACTCGGCTACACGGTGCTGGGCGCGCTGGCGGGCGGCGCGGCCGGGGTGACGATCGGCTCACTCGTCTCCCCCGCCCGGATCGGGGTCACCTTCTCGCTGGTGATGCCGCCGTTGCTGTTCACCGGCTCCGCCCAGTTCCCGTTCCCCGAGCTCACCGCCGTCCCCTGGTTCCGCGCCCTGTGCGCGCTGAACCCGATGACCTATGTCAGCGAGGGCCTGCGCGGCGCGCTGACCCCGGAAGTCGCCCACCTGCCCGCATGGCTCTGCGCGTCCGCGCTGGTCCTCGCGCTGGTCGTGCTCACCCCCGCGGGTCTCCGGGCGTTCCGCCGCCGGGCGATCACCTGA